A genomic window from Streptomyces sp. NBC_01429 includes:
- a CDS encoding NgoMIV family type II restriction endonuclease — translation MTNNLCENVPEWLPELFAWKPPTPKSLDTVRRALHRDRVPNIADGSQRASLVISGSIFDRLQIERVVSEDSEKADEESLGKLLEISVADDLAKTLSARSPGIPWKVHRNRKIWDFSQYSHIKDLKDAAAKYPDIEAIIGGDYLIDPDVTIGVPGRYGNSLRAVISCKWTIRSDRAQNVRHEFNSLIRARRGRAPHLIAVTAEPLPSRLSSLTQGMGEIDSVYHVAFELMKEAVRDFEPLRLRKGEPSQADHWNNMVKLGRLRDYRELADDILSD, via the coding sequence ATGACTAATAATCTTTGTGAAAATGTTCCGGAGTGGCTCCCGGAGCTTTTTGCCTGGAAGCCACCGACGCCCAAAAGTCTAGATACCGTAAGAAGAGCGTTGCACCGTGACCGGGTTCCTAATATTGCTGATGGATCACAACGGGCCAGCCTCGTAATCTCTGGGAGTATCTTCGATCGGTTGCAAATTGAGAGAGTTGTAAGCGAAGATTCCGAAAAGGCCGACGAGGAGAGCTTGGGTAAGCTCCTGGAAATTTCTGTTGCCGATGATCTGGCCAAGACTCTCTCTGCTCGTTCTCCTGGCATTCCGTGGAAAGTTCACAGGAACCGGAAGATTTGGGATTTCTCTCAATATTCACACATTAAAGATCTTAAGGATGCCGCTGCGAAGTATCCAGACATCGAGGCGATTATTGGTGGCGACTATCTGATCGACCCCGATGTGACGATTGGGGTGCCGGGGCGATACGGAAATTCTCTGAGAGCTGTAATTTCTTGTAAATGGACAATTCGATCAGATCGTGCGCAGAATGTTCGTCACGAGTTCAATTCTCTCATCCGCGCTCGTCGTGGTCGAGCGCCACATCTAATTGCAGTTACGGCTGAGCCCTTGCCCAGTCGTCTCAGCTCTCTTACACAAGGTATGGGGGAAATCGACTCTGTCTATCATGTTGCTTTCGAATTGATGAAAGAGGCTGTGCGGGATTTCGAGCCATTGCGTCTCCGGAAAGGTGAACCGTCGCAAGCGGATCACTGGAATAATATGGTTAAGCTGGGTCGTCTTCGTGACTATCGAGAGTTGGCGGATGATATCCTTTCGGATTGA
- a CDS encoding NaeI family type II restriction endonuclease, which produces MMLPFDVTASLNIQTQGFLEDDPELAAVYQRLRQLDPDGMRFSIVLRDTIDQLLNGEATGRYDWKTLFKTEKTHAGTLVEINLQREFNFDDGTHMDYRIENIEVDCKYSQKFGGWMIPPEAMDHLCLLVWADDYQNCWSAGILRIRKEWLNAGNNRDLKLTVRAEHRDKILWLWNRAPLPRNILLHMPDQDREAVFSQNSGQARLNELFRRVQRQRISRNTVRTIAQQKDYMKRVRGNGGARSALQREGILIMGDYESHKRIASGLGIPVPRTGEFVSTRVKRLPESTEITKSVIIDGQRWAPASDTDPVQPAPTLPSTK; this is translated from the coding sequence ATGATGCTGCCTTTTGACGTCACTGCCTCATTGAATATCCAAACACAGGGCTTCCTCGAGGATGATCCCGAGCTAGCCGCCGTATACCAACGCCTCCGCCAACTCGATCCAGACGGCATGCGTTTTTCCATCGTACTGCGAGACACAATCGATCAGCTACTCAATGGAGAAGCCACAGGACGCTACGACTGGAAGACATTATTCAAAACAGAGAAGACTCACGCAGGTACTCTAGTTGAGATTAACCTCCAACGAGAATTTAATTTCGACGACGGCACCCACATGGACTATCGAATTGAAAATATCGAAGTCGACTGCAAATATTCACAGAAATTCGGCGGATGGATGATCCCGCCAGAAGCCATGGATCACCTCTGCTTGCTCGTCTGGGCCGATGATTACCAGAACTGCTGGAGCGCGGGCATTCTACGCATCAGGAAAGAATGGCTGAATGCCGGAAACAACCGAGACCTAAAACTGACAGTAAGAGCAGAGCACAGGGATAAGATTCTTTGGCTTTGGAACAGAGCCCCCCTTCCGCGCAACATCCTCCTGCACATGCCAGATCAAGATCGCGAAGCCGTTTTTTCCCAGAACTCAGGACAAGCGCGGCTAAATGAACTTTTTCGCAGGGTTCAAAGGCAGCGAATCAGCCGAAACACGGTGCGCACTATTGCCCAGCAAAAAGACTACATGAAAAGAGTCAGGGGAAACGGCGGCGCACGCTCAGCCCTCCAGCGTGAGGGGATTCTAATTATGGGAGACTACGAGAGCCACAAAAGAATTGCATCCGGATTGGGAATTCCGGTTCCGCGGACCGGGGAGTTCGTGAGCACTCGCGTCAAAAGACTGCCGGAGAGCACGGAAATCACAAAATCCGTGATCATCGATGGCCAGAGATGGGCACCCGCCAGTGACACAGACCCCGTACAGCCGGCGCCCACCCTTCCGTCTACCAAATGA
- a CDS encoding tetratricopeptide repeat protein, giving the protein MRPDMLPADHTTEAERLLRTAAQYPEDNEPLLLQAAAHLELAGDHDRATGLYDSLLADSPDHPHLVKALKAANLWEYGHEAEARAIIDGVRAAAPLEPAPWEIVAETLEAHDELEAAHDSFTSGLKLLLAPDEEVPYATQSLLIGRHRVRRLLGLDHDTWDALADQVNPASVALDELHDPKRLWSLGSDNPAELQAEITRLRAELGSYRTALSRPFPVAVLHWPTGELTELLTAYPALTTEYPSHEAHLAHLESSLRDLAATGTPNLGIVTATVPSYEAFAASEQSSPAHPPLLPQYATTLAARGRATPWPPARNAGCWCGADETYGKCHGAG; this is encoded by the coding sequence ATGCGCCCCGACATGCTGCCTGCTGACCACACCACGGAAGCCGAGCGCCTGCTGCGCACCGCGGCCCAGTACCCCGAGGACAACGAGCCCCTCCTCCTCCAGGCGGCGGCCCATCTCGAACTGGCCGGCGACCACGACCGCGCCACCGGCCTCTACGACAGCCTCCTCGCGGACTCCCCCGACCACCCCCACCTGGTGAAGGCGCTCAAGGCCGCCAACCTGTGGGAGTACGGTCACGAGGCGGAGGCCCGCGCCATCATCGACGGCGTACGCGCCGCGGCCCCGCTGGAGCCGGCGCCGTGGGAGATCGTCGCGGAGACGCTGGAGGCCCACGACGAGCTGGAAGCGGCCCACGACTCCTTCACCTCGGGCCTGAAGCTGCTGCTCGCGCCGGACGAGGAAGTCCCGTACGCCACCCAGTCCCTGCTGATCGGCCGGCACCGCGTCCGCCGCCTGCTGGGCCTGGACCACGACACCTGGGACGCGCTGGCGGACCAGGTCAACCCCGCCTCCGTCGCGCTGGACGAACTCCACGACCCCAAGCGCCTCTGGTCCCTGGGCTCCGACAACCCCGCCGAACTCCAGGCCGAGATCACCCGCCTCCGCGCCGAACTGGGCTCCTACCGCACGGCCCTGTCCCGCCCCTTCCCGGTGGCGGTGCTGCACTGGCCGACCGGTGAGCTGACGGAACTCCTCACGGCGTACCCCGCCCTCACCACCGAGTACCCCTCCCACGAGGCCCACCTCGCCCACCTGGAGTCCTCACTCCGCGACCTGGCCGCCACGGGCACCCCCAACCTCGGCATCGTCACGGCCACGGTCCCCTCGTACGAAGCGTTCGCCGCCTCGGAACAGTCCTCCCCGGCCCACCCCCCGCTCCTCCCCCAGTACGCCACCACCCTGGCAGCCCGAGGCCGAGCCACCCCCTGGCCCCCGGCCCGCAACGCGGGTTGCTGGTGCGGGGCGGACGAGACGTACGGGAAGTGCCACGGGGCGGGGTAA
- a CDS encoding DUF3311 domain-containing protein — MLRDRPHLLWLLVPFVLFLCAPPWVNRVQPVVLGLPFLALWLLGATLVTPFAVWLTYRGDRRLAARRAADRRAADQRAADRRGNSGGRA; from the coding sequence GTGCTTCGAGACCGCCCCCACCTGCTCTGGCTGCTGGTGCCCTTCGTCCTCTTCCTGTGCGCCCCGCCCTGGGTGAACCGGGTCCAGCCCGTCGTCCTCGGCCTGCCCTTCCTCGCCCTGTGGCTGCTCGGCGCCACCCTCGTCACCCCCTTCGCCGTCTGGCTCACCTACCGCGGTGACCGGCGCCTGGCGGCCCGGCGAGCGGCAGACCGGCGAGCGGCGGACCAGCGAGCGGCGGACCGGCGAGGAAATTCCGGGGGGCGGGCGTGA
- a CDS encoding sodium:solute symporter family protein, producing the protein MNAVVATSVFGLFMVATVALGLLAVRGRAGTGGGLAEWSVGGRSLGAVFIWVLMAGESYTSFSYLGAAGWGYNYGAPVLYVVAYMSCGYAVGYVVGPMLWRYARRHDLVGITDIIAHRYGRPWLGALVAVLASVFLLPYIQLQITGMGVVVSVISYGTISLELGYFIAFAVTTGFVVVSGLRGSAWVSVLKDVLVIGTLGFLAVYVPMHYFDGYGPLLDRLVDEKGAWLTLPGAGGAKSGLGTGWFVTTSLLNALTVVIFPTTVAGYLGARSADALRRNAIWLPAYNVLLFVPMLLGMAALFVVPGLTGAESNLALFRLVVDSLPAWAVGIIGVAAALSSVVPMAVFMLVIGTMWGRSVLSLVPRLRTREKGAAQVVVVAAGVIALVMTYAVPNTLVRLSLISYEAMAQLLPLLLLGLVWRRLTLAGGLSGLAVGVTAVCALVFSGHDPVWGINAGIVALAANLVVAVGVTYAGSADRLGGKRDGKPDGRPDDRPDSEVLAHDSVDDVDDTALDDTSLNASPNAS; encoded by the coding sequence GTGAACGCCGTCGTCGCCACCTCCGTCTTCGGCCTCTTCATGGTCGCCACCGTCGCACTCGGGCTGCTCGCCGTCCGCGGCCGCGCGGGCACCGGAGGCGGGCTCGCCGAGTGGTCCGTCGGCGGCCGCAGCCTCGGCGCCGTCTTCATCTGGGTCCTGATGGCGGGCGAGAGCTACACCAGTTTCAGCTACCTCGGCGCCGCCGGCTGGGGCTACAACTACGGCGCGCCCGTGCTCTACGTGGTCGCCTACATGTCCTGCGGCTACGCGGTCGGCTACGTCGTCGGCCCCATGCTCTGGCGCTACGCCCGCCGCCACGACCTGGTCGGCATCACCGACATCATCGCCCACCGCTACGGACGGCCCTGGCTCGGCGCCCTCGTCGCCGTCCTCGCGAGCGTCTTCCTGCTCCCGTACATCCAGCTCCAGATCACCGGCATGGGCGTGGTCGTCTCGGTCATCTCGTACGGCACGATCAGCCTCGAACTGGGCTACTTCATCGCCTTCGCCGTGACCACCGGCTTCGTCGTGGTCAGCGGGCTGCGCGGCAGCGCCTGGGTCTCCGTGCTCAAGGACGTGCTGGTGATCGGGACGCTCGGCTTCCTCGCCGTGTACGTACCGATGCACTACTTCGACGGGTACGGGCCCCTCCTCGACCGGCTCGTGGACGAGAAGGGCGCCTGGCTGACCCTGCCGGGAGCCGGCGGAGCGAAGAGCGGGCTGGGTACGGGGTGGTTCGTCACGACCTCGCTGCTCAACGCCCTGACCGTCGTCATCTTCCCCACCACCGTCGCCGGATATCTGGGCGCCCGCAGCGCCGACGCGCTGCGCCGCAACGCGATCTGGCTGCCCGCGTACAACGTGCTGCTGTTCGTCCCCATGCTCCTCGGGATGGCCGCGCTCTTCGTCGTCCCCGGGCTGACCGGCGCCGAGTCGAACCTCGCGCTCTTCCGGCTCGTCGTCGACTCGCTGCCCGCCTGGGCGGTCGGGATCATCGGGGTCGCGGCGGCGCTCTCGTCGGTCGTGCCGATGGCCGTCTTCATGCTGGTGATCGGCACGATGTGGGGGCGCAGCGTCCTCTCCCTCGTCCCGCGGCTGCGGACGCGGGAGAAGGGCGCGGCGCAGGTGGTGGTGGTCGCGGCGGGCGTGATCGCGCTGGTGATGACGTACGCGGTGCCCAACACGCTCGTACGGCTCTCGCTCATCTCGTACGAGGCCATGGCGCAGCTTCTGCCCCTGTTGCTGCTGGGGCTGGTGTGGCGGCGCCTTACGCTCGCGGGCGGGCTGAGCGGGCTGGCCGTGGGCGTCACGGCGGTGTGCGCGCTCGTCTTCAGCGGCCACGATCCGGTGTGGGGGATCAACGCCGGGATCGTCGCGCTCGCCGCGAACCTGGTGGTGGCGGTGGGGGTGACGTACGCGGGGAGCGCCGACCGCCTCGGCGGGAAGCGGGACGGGAAGCCGGACGGCAGGCCGGACGACAGGCCGGACTCGGAGGTGCTCGCGCACGATTCCGTGGACGACGTGGACGACACTGCCCTGGACGACACTTCCCTGAACGCTTCCCCGAACGCTTCCTGA
- a CDS encoding DUF6412 domain-containing protein, protein MVRSAFRLLRPAGLLIFLLTEVLLVDAGSLSAAVALAATAAVGSTLAACAVISARSVPAVPHQRVRTAIRDREQRTAFLPQRDPDGSGRIRPRAPGRLLPTAA, encoded by the coding sequence ATGGTCCGCAGCGCGTTCCGGCTGCTGCGCCCCGCCGGGCTGCTGATCTTCCTCCTCACCGAGGTCCTGCTCGTCGACGCCGGCAGCCTCTCCGCCGCCGTCGCCCTCGCCGCCACCGCCGCCGTGGGCTCCACCCTCGCCGCCTGCGCCGTCATCAGCGCGCGCTCCGTGCCCGCCGTACCGCACCAGCGGGTACGGACGGCCATCCGCGACCGCGAGCAGCGCACCGCGTTCCTGCCGCAGCGCGATCCCGACGGCTCGGGCCGTATCAGGCCCCGAGCCCCCGGCCGTCTTCTGCCGACGGCCGCGTAG
- a CDS encoding YidC/Oxa1 family membrane protein insertase, with protein MSAFMSAFAHLVGLLADVLQPLFHDGAAAAAIILFTACVRLAVHPLSRASARGQKARTKLAPQIAELRKKHAKNPERMQKALMELHTKEKVSPLSGCLPSLAQMPAFFLMYHLFSSREIGGRANELLGHSLFAAPLGERWADALAGGGVFGGAGLVYVALFAIVAGVATFNFRRTKIQMAKAPALPAGPDGQQVPGMGAMTKVMPLMSFATLFTVAVVPLAAALYVVTSTTWAAAERYFLYRDLPAAGALAPSTAM; from the coding sequence ATGTCCGCTTTCATGTCCGCGTTCGCCCACCTGGTCGGGCTGCTGGCCGATGTTCTCCAGCCGCTCTTCCACGACGGTGCCGCCGCAGCGGCGATCATCCTCTTCACCGCCTGCGTACGGCTCGCGGTGCATCCCCTCTCGCGGGCCTCGGCCCGCGGCCAGAAGGCCCGTACCAAGCTCGCCCCGCAGATCGCGGAGTTGCGGAAGAAGCACGCCAAGAACCCCGAGCGCATGCAGAAGGCGCTCATGGAACTGCACACGAAGGAGAAGGTCTCCCCGCTCTCCGGCTGCCTGCCGAGCCTGGCGCAGATGCCCGCCTTCTTCCTGATGTACCACCTCTTCTCCAGCCGCGAGATCGGCGGCCGGGCCAACGAACTGCTCGGCCACTCCCTCTTCGCCGCGCCGCTCGGCGAGCGCTGGGCGGACGCGCTCGCGGGCGGCGGGGTGTTCGGGGGCGCGGGGCTCGTGTACGTGGCGCTCTTCGCGATCGTCGCGGGCGTGGCCACGTTCAACTTCCGGCGGACGAAGATCCAGATGGCGAAGGCGCCCGCGCTGCCGGCCGGGCCCGACGGGCAGCAGGTGCCCGGCATGGGGGCGATGACGAAGGTGATGCCGCTGATGTCCTTCGCGACGCTCTTCACCGTCGCCGTCGTGCCGCTGGCCGCCGCGCTGTACGTGGTGACGAGTACGACCTGGGCGGCGGCCGAGCGCTACTTCCTCTACCGCGACCTGCCGGCCGCGGGCGCGCTGGCTCCCTCGACCGCGATGTGA